CGCCCGCCTGGGCATCAGCCAGCAGAGCTACGCCAAGCTGGAAGCCGCCCCGGCGAAAGCCAGCTTCGAACGGATATACCGGATCCTCCAGCTGCTGCGGGTCGAACTGGCCTTGCGGCCCATCGATCAGGAAGACCCGGCCGCATCCAGGCTGGAGTGGTGACATGGCCCGGCGCATGCACCAGCTGGATATCTGGATGAACGGTTCGCGGGTCGGCCGCTGGGCGAACGAAGCCGGGGAAAGCTCGCTCGCGTACGACCCCGCGTGGATCGAGCATCCAGCCGGCCGGCCGCTGTCGCTATCCTTGCCTTTCCGCTACGACAACGCCCCTTACAAGGGCCCGGTCGTCCATGACTTCTTCGACAACCTGCTGCCGGACAGCGACGCGATCCGGCGCAGGCTGGCGCAGCATCATCGCGCGAACAGCGTCGCGCCCTTCGACTTGCTGGCCGTGCTTGGCCGCGACTGCGTGGGCGCCATACAGCTGCTGCGGCCAGACGACGTCCCGACGGGACTGGACCATATCGAAGCCGACCCGCTCAGCGAGGCCGATATCGCCGCCATCCTGCGATCCGCCGTCAGCGGCACCCCGC
Above is a genomic segment from Bordetella genomosp. 11 containing:
- a CDS encoding helix-turn-helix domain-containing protein — encoded protein: MDYPVRTLQQLRPVLQGFRKSRGLTQAQLAARLGISQQSYAKLEAAPAKASFERIYRILQLLRVELALRPIDQEDPAASRLEW